One genomic region from Ochotona princeps isolate mOchPri1 chromosome 5, mOchPri1.hap1, whole genome shotgun sequence encodes:
- the PTMA gene encoding prothymosin alpha, translating to MSDAAVDTSSEITTKDLKEKKEVVEEAENGRDAPANGNANEENGEQEADNEVDEEEEEGGEEEEEEEEGDGEEEDGDEDEEAEAATGKRAAEDDEDDDVDTKKQKTDEDD from the exons ATGTCCGACGCGGCCGTGGACACCAGCTCCGAGATCACCACCAAG GACCTCAAGGAGAAGAAGGAGGTCGTGGAGGAGGCCGAGAACGGGAGAGACGCTCCCGCCAACGGCAACGCG AATGAGGAGAACGGGGAGCAGGAGGCGGACAACGAGGTagacgaagaggaggaggaaggcggcgaggaggaggaggaggaggaagagggcgaCG gggaggaggaggacggcGACGAGGACGAGGAGGCCGAGGCCGCGACGGGCAAGCGGGCAGCCGAGGACGACGAG GACGACGACGTGGACACCAAGAAGCAGAAGACCGACGAGGACGACTAG